AAGCGGCCTGAGTTTGTTTTTACAGGGCGGCAACAGCCCGCCGCCCATTTTCTAATTACAATGAGAGCGAAACTATCAAAATTCGACACCTCAGAGATCCGCACGGCCATGACAGGGCTGTCGGGCTCGGCTGCTAAAGCCGAGGCCGCACGTCTGGCCGAGATCTATGGCGTACACCCGAATCACATCTATCGCATCACGCGTGACATCCGGAACACTGCCGATCGAAAGACCCGATCTGACGCCGGACGGCGCACATACGAGCTTGCCAAAGGTACCGGCACATGGTTCGCGGCATCGCTCGTGACGGCTCGAAACATCGACCCGCAGCTGGCACTAAAGACCGCCGCCGCCCAGGGATTTAACGATCTGCCGAGCCTTAGTTATTTTCGAACGATCCTCGCGGAAAACGGCATCGGGGCAAAAGCTCGCCGATCGCCGAAAAAAGCTCACCGCCGCGTCGAGGCCAAATATCCGGGCCATGTCTTCCAAGTTGACGTTTCAGCTCTCAAAACTCGCTGGCAGGACGAGCGAACTCGGCGCATCCTGCGGATCGAGGGCGTCGATAAGAACCATCCGCAAATGGACCCGCAGATACTGCGCGTCTGGCAGATAATGCTGATCGACGATTTCTCGCGGCGGCGATTTCTGCGATACTTCATCGCTCGTGCCATCACGTCCGAACAGATGGTCAGATTCCTCGCCGAAGCCTACAGCGAGCTAGGCGTTCCGCAGATCCTGTACACGGACGGCGGCGGTGAGTTCAAGGGCCGTCACAACGATGCTCTAAAGATCTTGAATCAGCTGCCGACGATCGAACAGACAGGCGGCTATAAGCACCTCGTTCACGAGCCCGACAGACCCCAGGCGACCGGCAAGGTAGAGACCTCGCACCGCTGGGCACAGCGCATCGACAATCTCGTAGGAGTCGTCTTAGACCAGGGCCGAAAGGTCGAGATCGAAAATCTCAATCTGATGGCAAATCGTGCCGTCTACGACTACAACGAAAACCACATTAACCGCACGACCGGCATGACACCGATGGCTCGCTGGCGGTCGAAACGTCCCGTTATCCGTCTTCTCGATCCCGACGTGGTCGAATCGGCTCTGCTCGCACGTCATTTCGAGCCGGTGTTGAACGCCGACATGACGATCAAGATCGACCGCATCAGCTACCGCATCGAGGCTGTCGCTCCCTTCGTCGACCATATCGGCCACAAATTACGCGTCGTCGTCCCCGCAAAGATCGACTCGATGCTGGTCTGCTTTCCGCAGCTCGACGGCAAATTTGGGCCAAAGAATACCGGCGAGTTTTGGGTACCCAAGGTCCACGCCGCCGAAGACAGCTTTGGGCAAATTCGCGAGATCGCGGAGACATCGGCCGAGCAGCTTAAAAAGGACCTCAAGGCCAGCTACAAAGAGGCGATGAAAGAGGTTCGCGAGATCAACAAGCTCACCGGCGAGATCGCCCCGGTACCGTATTACGATCTCGAACCGGCAGCCGCCGAAACGACCGGCGTCATCAATTTCCCGGACAACACGCGAATCGCGACCGCTGCCGAGATCGATTCCGTCGTTCCGGTACTGCACCCGGATTTTGAAGCCGATCGGGATCAGGACGCTCCGCAAACGACGGCCGATCGACCGGCATATATGGGCCGCGAATTGACGTTTTGGCAAGCGGTCAACGAATACAAGTCCCGTTTCGATAACGACCCTGCGGCGACCAAAGAGTTTCTCGATTCGATCTACAGCGACCGCGGCGGCACCGTCCGCAGCGGTCTGATCGAAGCCGAACTGCGATCCCGCAGTCAGCCGGTTCCGCTTCGTGCGGTCGGATAGTTTTCGCCCGTCTCACGACGGCATTCAGCAGAGGGTAAAGATATGACAGCCCAGTCGTACACAATAAAACCGCGTCCAAATAAACGCCAACACCAGAACACTCCGCTCGGAGCCCTGTTCAACAAATACGATATCTCGCTTTCGCGGGTGGAGCATTGGCTCGCGTCACGCGGAGCGAGCGTGAGCAGTCGAAAGACCGTCTCGAAACTCATACGTCATGAACTCTCGGCCGAATATTCGGCTGAGCTAAACCCGCTCATCGCTGATGCGATGCGCGAATACATGCTTTCGCTGGATGTCTCACACAGCGAGATCGATGCCGAACTCTCGGCAGTTTTTACCGAAGGAGAATACAAGCCCATGTCCACAAAACGAATTGAACTGACCGATGCCGAACTCGACTGGTTCGGCTTGAAACACGATCCCTTTGCTGAGTTTCCGCGACACGCGGACGAGGTCTTTATCTCGCCGGAGCTCCAACGGATCATCGACCGCGTAAAGGACGCGATCAAATACCCGGCTTTCATATCGGTCACCGGCGACATCGGCTCCGGCAAGACCGTAATTCGAGCCATGATCGAGGACTATTGCGCCACCCAGCCAAATGTAAAGGTGATCTGGCCTGAGTTTTTCGACATGGGCCGGATCTCGCCGATCCAGATAGCTCACGCGATCCTGCGGCATTTCGAGGTTGCCCGCATCCCTCGATCGACCGAGGCTGTCGGCGATCTTGTCAAACGAACGCTCGAACGCCAGTTCCAATCGGGCAACCGCGTAACGCTGGCCTTTGACGAATGTCACCGCATGAGCGATGCCGCTCTGTCGTCGCTCAAGAACTTCTTTGAAATGGGATCGGGCGGTTTTCAACGGTGGCTCAGCGTGATGCTGTTCGGCCAGCGTGTCTTTGATGCTCGTCTCGAGGACCAGAAATTTCGCGAACTGAATGAGCGCATCATTCCCAACCCGATGCCGGACTTTCAGGCATATTCTGCCGATTACATGCGGTTTCGCCTAAAGCGTGCGAACGCTCCGGACGATCTATTTGATGCCGACGCTGTAAAGCTCATTTCAGGCCACGCCACTACGCCGCTGCAGCTCGGCAATATCGCTAACAAAGCGCTGCGTCTGACGCGTGACGACTTTGCAGAAAAACAGGTCGTCGGCCAAGCGATCAAGGAAAAGATGTTCTTTGAAAATCGCACGGCCAGCCCATTTGCGAAACGTCGCGGGGCATAACAGCTTTCCTCGCGGGCCGGAGCGTGACACGCCGGCACGACGGAACCCGGGGCTTTCTTTGGTTGAGAAACAACCGGCCCGCGAGGAACCACGAGATCTCAGATCTCAAATTTGAAATTGAACTTTAGGAGAGCCAAACCATGAAACCAGTATCACCGATAGTCAAAGGCTGCGAGGATCACGAGATACGGATCGCAGAAAACCAGGACGAATACGAGACGTTGCCGGCTCTTCCGGTCGACCATGGCCAACGGATCTTGACCCGTTGGAGCCTGACCTGGCGAGAACGGCTCACCCTTCTATTCAAAGGCAATGTCTACCTCCACGTTTGGACTTTCGGACGGCCGATCCAGCCGCTTTATATGGAGGTCGACGAACTGAGACAACAATTAGATGAGCTGAAACGCTCCGGCACGCGGCCGCAGGCTCGACCGACGATGCAGCTCGCCGCCAACGGCCGAACCTGCCGAACGTGCCGACACGCGACCCGGATCAGCTACTTCTATAAATGCGGCCTGGCTCAAGACAAATGGACGGGAAGCAGAAACACCGACATCCGCCTGAAAGACCCGGCCTGCGCCAAATACGAGGAGCGGTAGATGGGGATACGAACCTGGACAACTGAACAGATCGAGTTTCTCCGCGAGAACTGCGGCCGGCTCTCGTATGCCGAGATCGCGGAACGGCTCGGCAAGACGGCGGCACAATGCAAGAGCCAGGCGTCGAATCTCGGTTTTACGCGTTCGCGTAAATGGCCCGACGCCGATATCGAACTGCTGCGGCAAATGTATCCGGACCACCGATCGATCGACATCGCCGAACGGCTGGGCCGCAAACTTTCGGCGGTCCATTGGATGGCCAACAAACTCGGGCTCAAGAAAAGCGATGCGTTCAACGCCAGCGAGCTCTGCGGACGCATAACTAAGGAGAACCGCGTCCGCCGAGGACTCGAACACAGGTTCCCAAAGGGCCACAAACCATGGAATGCCGGCACAAAAGGATTGGCCGGCCTGCATCCAAACTCTCGCCGTACGCAGTTCAAAAAGGGCAGCTTAAGCGGCCGTGCGGCTGAGGTCGTACAGCCGATCGGAACCGAGCGGCTGCAAAAGGACGGCTACCGTCAGCGAAAGGTCAATAATGATCTGCCGTTCCACCGTCGATGGAAAATGGTCCATCACATCGTTTGGGAACAGCACAATGGTCCTATCCCACCTGGGCACAACGTCGTCTTTCGCGACGGCGACAAAGCGAATATCACGATCGAAAATCTCGAACTCGTGTCACGGACCGAATGGATCGATCGTCATCGAGCCGAAACCCTGTACCCAGAACCCCTTGTTAAAGCTATCCGGCAGCTCGCCGGTATGAAAAGGAGACTGAAACGATATGCCAAAGAACAAGATCGAAGATCTCAGAAACCTGCTGTTTGAAACGATGGAACGCCTGATGGACGACGACGACAAAATGGACGTCGATCGTGCCCGTGCCGTTGCCCAGGTCGGCTCGGCGATCGTCGAAACCGGAAAGGCTGAGCTGCAGTACCTGCAATTGGTCGGCCGCGGCCGTTCGAGCTTTATCGAGATCGAACCGCCCGAACCGCCCGAACCGGTCGCACGGCTCGCGGCCGCACCGCCGCCGCCGGCCTTAAGCGAACCGATCGAGATATCACCCGACGACCGTCACGAGGATCTGTGTCAAAAATGCGTTCTGCCGGACTGTGACGAATCTAGTGACAAATGCCTCGTCCGCATTCAGCGAAAGGCAGCCTGACCACTATGCTAGAACTCAGCGAATACACCTACTTTGACGAACTCGATTTCCGTGCCTATTTCCGCCGCTTCCGGGCGGTCATCCTTGCGGCCGACGCAGCCGGTGCCGACGACCCCGAATATCGCGGCCTGACCGTCGGCGAGATCAACCGACGCCTCGGTGATCACGCTAACAAACAATGGACCGCTGACTGCCTTCAGATGGCGGCCGTGTTCCGTGCCGGCCTCGTCCCCGAACGCTACTCGTTCCGCCGCCGCGACACCGTCCGGTCCATACCGCGTGATCAATGGGATTCCATCCCTCGGCCCGAATGCCGGCGTCACTATACCGC
This sequence is a window from Acidobacteriota bacterium. Protein-coding genes within it:
- a CDS encoding DDE-type integrase/transposase/recombinase, which encodes MRAKLSKFDTSEIRTAMTGLSGSAAKAEAARLAEIYGVHPNHIYRITRDIRNTADRKTRSDAGRRTYELAKGTGTWFAASLVTARNIDPQLALKTAAAQGFNDLPSLSYFRTILAENGIGAKARRSPKKAHRRVEAKYPGHVFQVDVSALKTRWQDERTRRILRIEGVDKNHPQMDPQILRVWQIMLIDDFSRRRFLRYFIARAITSEQMVRFLAEAYSELGVPQILYTDGGGEFKGRHNDALKILNQLPTIEQTGGYKHLVHEPDRPQATGKVETSHRWAQRIDNLVGVVLDQGRKVEIENLNLMANRAVYDYNENHINRTTGMTPMARWRSKRPVIRLLDPDVVESALLARHFEPVLNADMTIKIDRISYRIEAVAPFVDHIGHKLRVVVPAKIDSMLVCFPQLDGKFGPKNTGEFWVPKVHAAEDSFGQIREIAETSAEQLKKDLKASYKEAMKEVREINKLTGEIAPVPYYDLEPAAAETTGVINFPDNTRIATAAEIDSVVPVLHPDFEADRDQDAPQTTADRPAYMGRELTFWQAVNEYKSRFDNDPAATKEFLDSIYSDRGGTVRSGLIEAELRSRSQPVPLRAVG
- a CDS encoding AAA family ATPase — protein: MTAQSYTIKPRPNKRQHQNTPLGALFNKYDISLSRVEHWLASRGASVSSRKTVSKLIRHELSAEYSAELNPLIADAMREYMLSLDVSHSEIDAELSAVFTEGEYKPMSTKRIELTDAELDWFGLKHDPFAEFPRHADEVFISPELQRIIDRVKDAIKYPAFISVTGDIGSGKTVIRAMIEDYCATQPNVKVIWPEFFDMGRISPIQIAHAILRHFEVARIPRSTEAVGDLVKRTLERQFQSGNRVTLAFDECHRMSDAALSSLKNFFEMGSGGFQRWLSVMLFGQRVFDARLEDQKFRELNERIIPNPMPDFQAYSADYMRFRLKRANAPDDLFDADAVKLISGHATTPLQLGNIANKALRLTRDDFAEKQVVGQAIKEKMFFENRTASPFAKRRGA
- a CDS encoding HNH endonuclease, which gives rise to MGIRTWTTEQIEFLRENCGRLSYAEIAERLGKTAAQCKSQASNLGFTRSRKWPDADIELLRQMYPDHRSIDIAERLGRKLSAVHWMANKLGLKKSDAFNASELCGRITKENRVRRGLEHRFPKGHKPWNAGTKGLAGLHPNSRRTQFKKGSLSGRAAEVVQPIGTERLQKDGYRQRKVNNDLPFHRRWKMVHHIVWEQHNGPIPPGHNVVFRDGDKANITIENLELVSRTEWIDRHRAETLYPEPLVKAIRQLAGMKRRLKRYAKEQDRRSQKPAV